The following coding sequences lie in one Spinacia oleracea cultivar Varoflay chromosome 1, BTI_SOV_V1, whole genome shotgun sequence genomic window:
- the LOC110784515 gene encoding pentatricopeptide repeat-containing protein At1g05670, mitochondrial: MKIGVISLTNGCFKLVPQSSYLGHFLRISFKDILLGGKHFAFYSTYGRPFPDYSPRQPTIKDSELVQNISSTIKQRRFETLRHVLRPFESKFRPDHLIWVLMNIKNDTGLVFNFYEWACLYREPSLEVRSIVIHIAVASKDLKMAHSLIYDFWSKLNLDVTYSFSCFVERLIYTYKDWGSDPCVFDLFFEVLVQVGFLMEARRLFEKMVSYGLVISVDSCKLLLSNMSSQSNKKRDTFKVFMEFLEAGVCWDTGSYNIILHILCQLGKIREAHHLLFQMELRGCLPDVASYSIVINGYCCVGELEKVMRLVNEMRMKGLKPNAFTFNSIILLKCKSGKVADAERVLREMIAFRILPDNVVYTTIIDGFCKSGDIFSAIKLFEEMQRVEIFPDIIAYSAIICGLCQSRNMTEADKLFHEMLDRGLEPDEITYTTLIDGYCKAGKLKEAFFWHNKMVEKGVTPNVVTYTSLADGLCKQGEVDTANELLHEMSAKGLELNICTYNVIVNGLCKTGNVNQAIKLMEDMEMTGFHPDTITYTTLMDAYCKSGEISKAHELLRTMLDRGLQPTVVTFNVLMNGFCTSGMLEDGERLLKWMLEKGIMANATTYNSLMKQYCIRSNMRVTTEIYREMCARNIMPDNNTYNILIKGHSRARNMKEAWYLHREMVAKGFDLTDSSYNAFIKGLLKKKKYWEAKELFDEMRRKGFIADQEIFNFFLEKNFDEGNLGTALELCDEVIERFLIDKVNEDNHT; this comes from the coding sequence ATGAAGATTGGTGTCATCTCCTTAACCAATGGCTGTTTTAAACTCGTACCTCAGAGTTCTTACTTGGGTCATTTTCTGCGTATTTCATTCAAGGACATATTGTTGGGAGGAAAGCATTTTGCTTTCTATTCAACTTATGGAAGACCATTTCCGGATTACTCGCCCAGACAACCAACTATCAAAGACTCTGAACTTGTGCAGaatatttcaagtaccataaagCAACGGCGCTTTGAGACATTAAGGCATGTTCTTAGACCCTTCGAGTCAAAATTCAGGCCTGACCACCTCATTTGGGTTCTAATGAACATCAAGAATGATACTGGGCTGGTATTTAACTTCTATGAATGGGCATGTCTTTATAGAGAACCATCACTGGAAGTTCGGAGTATTGTCATTCATATTGCCGTTGCTTCAAAAGATTTGAAGATGGCTCATAGTCTTATATATGATTTCTGGTCTAAACTTAATCTTGATGTTACCTATTCATTTTCTTGTTTTGTTGAAAGATTGATCTACACCTACAAGGACTGGGGTTCAGATCCTTGTGTATTTGATTTATTCTTTGAGGTCCTTGTTCAAGTTGGCTTTTTAATGGAGGCAAGGAGACTTTTTGAAAAGATGGTGAGTTATGGTTTGGTGATCTCAGTTGATTCCTGTAAGTTGCTTCTTTCTAATATGTCAAGTCAATCAAACAAGAAAAGAGACACTTTCAAGGTTTTCATGGAGTTCCTTGAAGCAGGGGTTTGCTGGGATACTGGTTCATATAACATAATCTTACACATTCTTTGTCAGTTAGGGAAAATAAGAGAAGCGCACCATCTGCTGTTTCAAATGGAGTTAAGAGGTTGTCTACCTGATGTTGCGAGTTACAGTATTGTTATTAATGGATATTGTTGTGTTGGTGAACTAGAGAAGGTGATGAGGCTGGTTAATGAAATGAGAATGAAAGGACTAAAGCCAAATGCTTTTACATTTAACAGCATTATTCTTCTTAAGTGCAAGTCTGGTAAGGTAGCTGATGCAGAAAGGGTTCTGAGGGAAATGATTGCCTTTAGAATACTTCCAGATAATGTAGTTTACACGACGATAATTGATGGTTTCTGTAAGTCGGGTGATATTTTTTCTGCTATAAAGCTTTTCGAGGAAATGCAAAGAGTTGAAATCTTCCCTGATATCATCGCATACTCAGCTATTATATGTGGGCTTTGTCAAAGCAGAAACATGACAGAAGCAGACAAGCTGTTCCATGAAATGCTTGACAGAGGATTAGAACCAGATGAAATTACTTACACAACACTGATAGATGGTTATTGCAAGGCAGGTAAGCTGAAAGAGGCCTTTTTTTGGCACAATAAGATGGTTGAGAAGGGGGTGACCCCTAATGTTGTCACCTATACTTCCCTTGCTGATGGCCTTTGTAAACAGGGAGAGGTTGATACAGCAAATGAACTTTTGCATGAAATGTCTGCTAAGGGTCTAGAACTTAATATCTGCACGTATAATGTAATTGTTAATGGTCTCTGTAAAACTGGGAATGTAAACCAAGCAATAAAACTGATGGAAGATATGGAGATGACAGGATTTCATCCTGATACCATTACTTATACTACTTTGATGGATGCTTACTGTAAGTCGGGAGAAATTTCCAAGGCTCATGAGCTCTTGAGGACAATGCTAGATAGAGGACTGCAGCCAACTGTTGTTACGTTTAATGTGTTGATGAATGGGTTCTGCACATCAGGGATGTTGGAAGATGGGGAGAGGCTGCTAAAATGGATGCTGGAGAAGGGCATTATGGCAAATGCCACGACCTACAATTCTCTTATGAAGCAGTATTGCATTAGAAGCAATATGCGTGTCACAACTGAAATTTACAGGGAGATGTGTGCTCGAAATATAATGCCAGACAACAACACATATAATATATTAATCAAGGGGCACAGTAGAGCAAGGAATATGAAAGAAGCATGGTATTTGCACAGGGAAATGGTTGCAAAAGGATTTGATCTCACTGACAGTTCCTACAATGCTTTTATCAAGGGGCTTcttaaaaagaaaaagtatTGGGAAGCAAAGGAACTCTTTGATGAGATGAGGAGAAAAGGGTTCATTGCTGATCAAGAAATTTTCAACTTTTTTCTGGAAAAGAACTTTGATGAAGGGAACCTGGGAACtgctcttgagctttgtgatgAAGTGATAGAGAGATTCCTTATCGATAAGGTCAATGAAGATAACCATACGTAA
- the LOC110779934 gene encoding glutathione S-transferase U17 has protein sequence MSKEVKVLGAWPSPFVMRPRIALHLKSVDHEFVEETMHPKSELLLKSNPVHKKIPVLLHNDKPVCESLIIVEYIDEAFPSGPSILPSDAYDRAVHRFWAAYIDDKWFPSLQGTAKAQTEEAKAAALEETSQGLSLIEDAFVKCSQGKAFFGGDSIGYLDIAFGSYLGWLRVTEKTNNIELLSKEKTPNLLAWADKFCAHDSVKDYMPETAKLAEFAKMIFARFKAAAAST, from the exons atgtcGAAAGAGGTGAAGGTATTAGGAGCATGGCCAAGTCCATTTGTGATGAGGCCAAGAATCGCACTCCATTTGAAATCAGTTGATCATGAATTTGTTGAAGAAACAATGCACCCAAAAAGTGAGCTTTTGTTGAAGTCGAACCCGGTTCACAAAAAAATCCCGGTTCTTCTACACAATGATAAGCCGGTTTGCGAATCGTTGATTATTGTTGAGTATATTGATGAGGCTTTTCCATCTGGTCCGTCCATTCTCCCTTCTGATGCTTATGATCGTGCTGTTCATCGTTTCTGGGCTGCTTACATTGATGATAAg TGGTTCCCAAGTTTACAAGGAACAGCAAAGGCACAAACAGAGGAAGCAAAAGCAGCAGCATTAGAGGAAACATCACAAGGGTTGTCATTGATTGAGGATGCCTTTGTGAAATGCAGCCAAGGGAAAGCCTTTTTCGGGGGTGATAGTATCGGCTACCTTGATATCGCCTTTGGGAGCTACTTGGGATGGTTGCGCGTCACTGAAAAGACAAACAACATTGAGTTGCTGAGCAAGGAGAAGACGCCTAACCTCCTCGCCTGGGCTGACAAGTTCTGTGCTCATGATTCTGTCAAGGATTACATGCCTGAGACTGCTAAGCTTGCTGAGTTTGCCAAGATGATTTTTGCTAGGTTTAAAGCAGCAGCTGCTTCTACTTAA
- the LOC110784517 gene encoding signal recognition particle subunit SRP54, chloroplastic: MEAAAALHFTALAPPSRQFLSAAKTTANCPSSSWTGSTLAVGLSSRNPFTRELWRAVNSKAVTTTRDIRGVISAEMFGQLTTGLEAAWSKLRGQEVLTKENIAEPMRDIRRALLEADVSLPVVRRFVQSVSDQAVGVGVIRGVKPDQQLVKIVRDELVKLMGGEVSELVFSKSGPTVILLAGLQGVGKTTVSAKLAFYLKKLGKSCMLIAGDVYRPAAIDQLVILGKQVDVPVYTAGTDVKPSDIARQGLAEAKKKNLDVVIVDTAGRLQIDKGMMEELKEVKRVVNPTEVLLVVDAMTGQEAAALVTTFNLEIGITGAILTKLDGDSRGGAALSVKEVSGKPIKLVGRGERMEDLEPFYPDRMAGRILGMGDVLSFVEKAQEVMQQEDAENLQKKIMSAKFDFNDFLKQTRAVAQMGSVSRVIGMIPGMAKVTPAQIREAEKNLVVMEAMIEAMTPEEREKPELLAESPVRRKRVAKDSGKTEQQVSQLVAQIFQMRVRMKSLMGAMEGGSIPALSNLEESLKSEQQAPPGTARRKKRSVSRKQYAGSGSNRPSPRGFGSSN, encoded by the exons ATGGAAGCTGCTGCCGCACTACATTTCACAGCACTAGCGCCACCTTCCCGCCAATTCTTGTCCGCCGCAAAAACAACTGCCAACTGTCCCTCTTCTTCGTGGACTGGTTCGACTCTCGCCGTCGGCCTCTCCTCCCGAAACCCCTTCACT AGGGAGTTATGGAGGGCAGTGAATTCGAAGGCAGTGACTACAACAAGAGACATACGAGGGGTTATAAGTGCGGAGATGTTCGGGCAACTTACCACTGGCCTCGAAGCTGCGTGGTCTAAACTCCGAGGCCAAG AGgttctgactaaagaaaacattGCGGAACCTATGCGAGATATCAGAAGAGCTCTCTTGGAAGCGGAT GTGAGCCTTCCAGTTGTAAGAAGGTTTGTTCAGTCTGTAAGTGATCAAGCTGTTGGAGTTGGAGTCATCCGAGGAGTGAAACCTGATCAACAATTGGTTAAA ATTGTGAGGGATGAACTTGTAAAGTTAATGGGCGGAGAGGTTTCTGAGCTCGTTTTTTCGAAATCTGGTCCCACTGTAATATTATTGGCAGGATTACAAGGGGTTGGGAAGACAACTGTTTCAGCCAAGTTGGCCTTTTATCTTAAGAAGCTG GGGAAGAGTTGCATGCTTATTGCAGGAGATGTTTACAGACCTGCAGCAATTGACCAACTTGTGATTCTGGGAAAGCAG GTGGATGTGCCTGTCTATACAGCAGGTACTGATGTTAAACCTTCAGATATAGCTAGGCAAGGTTTAGCGGAGGCCAAAAAGAAGAATCTTGATGTAGTTATAGTGGATACTGCTGGTAGACTTCAG ATTGACAAGGGAATGATGGAGGAATTGAAAGAAGTGAAACGAGTAGTCAATCCTACTGAAGTTTTGCTGGTTGTAGATGCAATGACTGGTCAAGAAGCTGCAG CTTTAGTCACAACGTTTAATCTCGAGATTGGTATTACTGGTGCTATCTTAACAAAGCTAGACGGAGATTCTAGAGGTGGGGCTGCTCTCAGTGTCAAAGAG GTGTCAGGAAAGCCAATCAAGCTAGTAGGCCGAGGAGAGCGCATGGAGGATCTTGAACCTTTCTACCCAGATCGTATGGCAGGACGCATATTAGGGATGGGAGATGTTCTTTCATTTGTGGAGAAAGCACAAGAAGTT ATGCAACAAGAAGATGCTGAAAACCTTCAGAAGAAGATCATGAGTGCAAAGTTTGACTTCAATGACTTCCTAAAGCAAACTCGTGCAGTTGCCCAGATGGGTTCCGTTAGCCGGGTTATTGGGATGATTCCAGGCATGGCTAAG GTTACTCCTGCACAAATTCGAGAAGCAGAAAAGAACTTGGTTGTAATGGAAGCAATGATTGAAGCAATGACCCCAG AGGAAAGAGAGAAACCAGAACTGTTGGCTGAATCTCCAGTAAGGAGAAAGAGGGTTGCCAAAGATTCAGGGAAAACTGAACAGCAG GTTAGTCAGCTTGTGGCTCAAATTTTCCAAATGCGTGTCCGTATGAAGAGTCTAATGGGTGCAATGGAAGGTGGATCTATTCCTGCCCTTAGCAATCTTGAAGAGTCCCTCAAATCCGAACAACAG GCTCCACCAGGAACTGCAAGGAGAAAGAAAAGATCGGTGTCACGAAAGCAATATGCAGGTTCAGGTTCAAACAGACCTAGTCCTCGTGGCTTTGGATCAAGTAACTAA
- the LOC110784516 gene encoding HIPL1 protein: MAGFAAILLLLLCLLLSQTSYSLPLCTDFRAPTKSKAPLKFCPYNGNTCCDSTKDLQLQKQFQAMNVSDTSCAALLKSILCSTCDPFAAELFKAKAGYQKQQKPIPGLCNSTNSGSSSSSKQLSNNFCSTVWNTCKDISISNSPFAPSLQGGARGSPPMASNLSTLTDLWQSENTFCEVFGGSSSDNDSVCFAGEPIKLNSSNSSETGGAPPKGLCLEKIGTGSYISMAPHPDGSNRAFFSNLPGKIWLATIPEQDSGEKLDLDESDPFVDLTDQVLFDTVFGMLGIAFHPDFAHNGRFFASYNCDRIKSPECTGRCACNSDVDCDPSKFNSSGSSTPCQYQSVIAEYTANGSSSMQSGQPTEVRRIFTMGLPSSNNHGGQILFGPEDGYLYLMMGDGGGRGDPYHFSQNKKSILGKILRLDIDTIPSNKQINDLGLWGNYSVPRDNPYSEDKDLAPEIWAMGLRNPWRCSFDAERPSYFVCGDVGEDRYEEIDVITKGGNYGWSIDEGPIPYGSGNETKVSSATQNLILPVAGYTHSEINKKTGSAAISGGFFYRSKTDPCMSGRYLYGDLYASNIWAANENPKNSGNFSTTAMPFRCAKDSPLESSTVPGTTLPALGYIYSFAQDNRKDVFILASTGVYRVVRPSRCNYACSKEVVKPAANPTQSPSSPSSGTQSIAPLTKWLLFLLCFLTLERLYN; this comes from the exons ATGGCTGGTTTTGCTGCCATTTTGCTTCTCCTTCTTTGTCTTCTTCTCTCACAAACTTCTTATTCGCTTCCGTTGTGTACCGACTTCA GGGCACCCACAAAATCAAAGGCACCTCTGAAATTCTGTCCTTACAATGGAAATACATGCTGTGATTCAACAAAAGATCTTCAACTGCAGAAGCAATTTCAAGCCATGAATGTTTCTGACACTTCCTGTGCTGCCCTTCTGAAGTCAATTCTCTGTTCT ACATGTGATCCCTTTGCAGCAGAGCTTTTCAAGGCCAAAGCAGGGTACCAGAAGCAGCAAAAACCCATTCCAGGTCTTTGCAACTCAACTAATTCAGGAAGCTCAAGTTCATCAAAACAATTATCAAACAACTTCTGCTCAACTGTATGGAACACGTGCAAGGACATATCTATCTCGAATTCGCCCTTTGCACCTTCATTACAAGGTGGGGCTAGAGGATCACCACCAATGGCTTCAAACTTATCTACGCTAACTGATCTTTGGCAGTCAGAAAATACTTTCTGTGAAGTTTTCGGTGGTTCTTCTTCAGACAATGATTCAGTGTGCTTTGCTGGTGAACCCATCAAGCTAAACAGTAGTAATAGTTCAGAGACTGGTGGTGCTCCACCAAAAGGGCTGTGTTTAGAGAAGATAGGCACTGGTAGTTATATCAGTATGGCTCCCCATCCTGATGGTTCGAATCGTGCCTTCTTTTCTAACCTTCCTGGAAAAATCTGGCTAGCAACTATCCCTGAGCAAGACTCTGGCGAAAAGTTAGACCTAGACGAATCAGACCCATTCGTGGATTTAACCGATCAAGTCCTCTTTGATACCGTATTTGGAATGCTAGGAATTGCATTCCACCCGGATTTTGCTCATAATGGGCGCTTCTTCGCTTCCTACAACTGTGATCGGATAAAGTCACCTGAATGTACTGGAAGGTGTGCGTGTAACTCTGATGTTGATTGTGACCCGTCCAAATTTAACAGTTCAGGCAGCTCTACGCCTTGCCAATATCAAAGCGTTATTGCAGAATACACAGCAAACGGCTCTTCATCG ATGCAGAGTGGGCAACCAACAGAAGTAAGACGGATCTTCACGATGGGTTTGCCATCCTCAAACAATCACGGAGGCCAAATTCTGTTTGGACCAGAAGATGGGTATTTGTATCTCATGATGGGAGATGGTGGCGGACGAGGTGATCCCTATCACTTTTCTCAGAACAAGAAATCCATACTTGGAAAGATTTTGAGACTCGACATAGACACAATTCCTA GTAATAAACAAATTAATGACCTTGGTCTTTGGGGTAACTATTCTGTACCTCGAGACAATCCTTACTCAGAAGACAAGGATTTGGCACCAGAAATCTGGGCTATGGGGCTAAGGAATCCATGGCGGTGTAGCTTCGATGCAGAAAGGCCTTCCTACTTTGTTTGTGGAGATGTTGGCGAG GATCGCTATGAAGAGATTGATGTAATCACCAAAGGTGGAAACTATGGCTGGAGTATAGATGAAGGCCCCATTCCATATGGTTCTGGAAATGAAACAAAAGTTTCTTCAGCTACCCAAAATCTGATCTTGCCTGTAGCAGGTTACACACATTCAGAAATCAACAAGAAAACCGGATCAGCTGCGATATCTGGAGGGTTTTTCTATCGCTCTAAGACAGACCCATGCATGTCTGGCAG ATACTTATATGGAGATCTATATGCAAGTAATATATGGGCAGCTAATGAGAATCCAAAAAATAGTGGAAACTTCAGCACAACAGCAATGCCATTTAGGTGTGCTAAAGACTCACCACTTGAAAGCAGCACTGTACCAGGAACCACACTGCCAGCTCTGGGATACATATATTCATTTGCGCAGGATAACAGGAAGGATGTCTTCATTCTAGCCAGCACTGGTGTTTACAGAGTTGTTCGCCCAAGTCGTTGCAACTATGCTTGTTCAAAGGAGGTTGTAAAACCTGCTGCTAATCCAACTCAAAGTCCATCTTCCCCTTCAAGTGGAACTCAATCTATTGCACCTCTTACAAAATGGCTCTTGTTTCTCCTTTGCTTCCTGACTCTGGAGCGCTTGTATAACTGA